The proteins below come from a single Seriola aureovittata isolate HTS-2021-v1 ecotype China chromosome 23, ASM2101889v1, whole genome shotgun sequence genomic window:
- the LOC130164002 gene encoding RNA-binding protein 4B-like isoform X2, whose product MVKIFIGNLSQHAGKDEVEALFNQYGKVTECAKYKNYAFVHMEDRKSATKAIRELHLYKLSGRPINVELSRGKNQSPPVKLHIANVEKGSDEELRALFEEYGTVTECSIVKNFAFVHMANHEEAMDAIKGLDNTEFQDLRDNVFLSLRKSHTCSDIKKQTQRGTRGGGLSTSARQRRLLSSSLPRGEA is encoded by the exons ATGGTGAAGATTTTCATTGGTAACCTCTCTCAGCACGCTGGGAAGGATGAAGTTGAGGCTCTGTTTAACCAGTATGGCAAAGTGACAGAATGTGCCAAGTACAAAAACTATGCTTTTGTCCATATGGAAGACCGCAAATCTGCTACCAAAGCCATCCGTGAGCTCCATCTGTATAAGTTGAGTGGTAGGCCCATCAATGTGGAGCTGAGCAGAGGGAAGAACCAGTCCCCCCCTGTTAAGCTCCACATTGCCAATGTAGAAAAGGGATCTGATGAAGAGCTCCGCGCTCTCTTTGAAGAGTACGGCACAGTCACAGAGTGCTCCATTGTGAAGAACTTTGCCTTTGTGCACATGGCCAATCATGAGGAGGCCATGGATGCCATAAAAGGCCTGGACAACACAGAGTTTCAAG ATTTGAGGgacaatgtttttctctctctcaggaagTCGCATACATGTTCAGATATCAAAAAGCAGACCCAGAGGGGCACCCGAGGAGGAGGACTATCCACCTCCGCCAGGCAGAGGAGGCTATTATCCTCCTCGCTACCCAGGGGAGAGGCCTGA
- the LOC130164002 gene encoding RNA-binding protein 4B-like isoform X3, producing the protein MVKIFIGNLSQHAGKDEVEALFNQYGKVTECAKYKNYAFVHMEDRKSATKAIRELHLYKLSGRPINVELSRGKNQSPPVKLHIANVEKGSDEELRALFEEYGTVTECSIVKNFAFVHMANHEEAMDAIKGLDNTEFQGC; encoded by the exons ATGGTGAAGATTTTCATTGGTAACCTCTCTCAGCACGCTGGGAAGGATGAAGTTGAGGCTCTGTTTAACCAGTATGGCAAAGTGACAGAATGTGCCAAGTACAAAAACTATGCTTTTGTCCATATGGAAGACCGCAAATCTGCTACCAAAGCCATCCGTGAGCTCCATCTGTATAAGTTGAGTGGTAGGCCCATCAATGTGGAGCTGAGCAGAGGGAAGAACCAGTCCCCCCCTGTTAAGCTCCACATTGCCAATGTAGAAAAGGGATCTGATGAAGAGCTCCGCGCTCTCTTTGAAGAGTACGGCACAGTCACAGAGTGCTCCATTGTGAAGAACTTTGCCTTTGTGCACATGGCCAATCATGAGGAGGCCATGGATGCCATAAAAGGCCTGGACAACACAGAGTTTCAAG GTTGTTAG
- the LOC130164717 gene encoding uncharacterized protein LOC130164717 isoform X1 yields the protein MTFNLVTALLFTCSWISVSVSEFHTVEVQSGEEVTLMCTNFTSSTSHIFWFRLDNRPNATCICSMSSSNASVTFCDGFQNGKFNMTSNITTLFLQIKQVDSSDSGLYFCGSYWNNWSIIVSATYLKVQEESVELATLTSAILSALVIFLIIVVIVLGLKIRKLHTDLKEEGHNPQHSQNPSSADVTYAALKFNSKLRKSSRPASKRGLELNAE from the exons ATGACCTTTAACTTGGTAACAGCTTTACTCTTCACCTGCA gctggatctctgtctccgtctctgagTTTCACACTGTGGAGGTCCAGTCTGGTGAAGAAGTCACACTGATGTGTACCAACTTCACCAGTTCTACCAGTCACATATTCTGGTTCAGACTGGACAACAGACCCAACGCCACCTGTATCTGCTCCATGTCCAGCTCTAATGCCAGTGTTACGTTCTGTGATGGATTTCAAAATGGAAAGTTTAACATGACGTCCAACATCACTACCCTCTTTCTCCAGATCAAACAAGTGGATTCATCCGACTCTGGACTCTATTTCTGTGGATCTTACTGGAACAATTGGTCAATAATTGTCAGTGCAACATACTTAAAGGTTCAAG AAGAGTCTGTTGAACTAGCAACTCTGACGAGTGCGATCCTGAGTGCTCTGGTTATTTTCCTCATTATCGTCGTCATTGTTCTGGGTCTCAAAATCAGGAAACTTCACACAG ATTTAAAGGAAGAGGGACACAATCCACAACACAGCCAG AATCCAAGCTCTGCTGATGTGACCTATGCAGCGCTGAAGTTCAATTCAAAACTCAGAAAGAGCAGTCGGCCTGCATCAAAGAGAGGGCTGGAGCTAAACGCTGAGTAA
- the rbm4.3 gene encoding RNA-binding protein 4.3, translating to MVKIFVGNLPREADQDEIKALFTQYGTVTECAIIKNYAFVHMDDRKAATKAIKNLHLYKLHGTPINVEASHGKNQGSVKLHVANVEKGSDEELRALFEEYGTVTECAVVKNFAFVHMSNSDEAMDAIKGLDNTEFQGKRIHVQISKSRPRHDERDDYPPPPPDRGGYWPPRYPGERHEPPPPSYLRGRLSHIPPGYPAPPLPPPPPRRAVYPDRPYEGERDRYGVVDYYEKYRARPYGIASYEDQRAGAPPPPPPPSAVVRDRLMTSPLDPYERRPLPPPPSSYYARDRSPLRRAPSTPMPPASNGYSYERSRLSPVSRVPAYGVPRARDPYADRLPPPPPARYAY from the exons atggtgaaaattTTTGTGGGAAATCTGCCCCGGGAGGCAGACCAGGATGAAATCAAGGCACTCTTTACACAGTACGGCACAGTCACAGAATGTGCCATCATCAAGAACTACGCCTTCGTCCACATGGATGACCGAAAGGCCGCCACCAAAGCCATCAAAAATCTGCACCTCTACAAGCTCCATGGCACACCAATCAACGTGGAGGCCAGCCACGGGAAGAACCAGGGCTCAGTCAAACTGCATGTAGCGAATGTAGAGAAGGGATCTGATGAGGAGCTCCGTGCTCTCTTTGAAGAGTATGGCACAGTCACAGAGTGTGCTGTTGTCAAGAATTTTGCTTTTGTACATATGTCCAACTCTGATGAGGCCATGGATGCCATCAAAGGACTAGACAACACAGAATTCCAAG GAAAACGCATCCATGTCCAGATTTCCAAGAGCCGTCCCAGACATGACGAACGGGATGActacccccctcctcccccagaCAGAGGTGGCTACTGGCCTCCACGCTATCCAGGAGAGAGGCACGAGCCTCCCCCACCCAGCTACCTGAGAGGCCGTCTCAGCCATATACCCCCAGGTTACCCAGCCCCCCCTCTGCCACCCCCTCCCCCTAGACGAGCTGTTTATCCCGACCGTCCCTATGAGGGTGAGAGGGACAGATATGGCGTGGTAGATTACTATGAGAAGTACAGAGCTCGTCCGTATGGCATCGCCTCCTATGAGGATCAACGTGCTGgcgcccctcctcctccccctcccccctcagcCGTCGTCCGAGACCGTCTAATGACCTCGCCGCTTGACCCGTATGAGCGTCgccccctcccacctcccccGTCCTCGTACTACGCCCGAGATCGCAGCCCCCTCAGGAGAGCGCCTAGCACGCCAATGCCCCCCGCCAGTAATGGTTACTCCTATGAGCGCTCCCGACTCTCTCCGGTCTCCCGGGTCCCGGCATACGGAGTTCCACGTGCCAGGGACCCCTACGCAGACCGGCTGCCCCCGCCACCGCCTGCACGCTACGCTTATTAA
- the tifa gene encoding TRAF-interacting protein with FHA domain-containing protein A, whose product MSVSQTMETEEDLLTCLQIKLYHPQQNSKSLYGLLPLGKRSRHSADDPLRLGRDSQTCTYTLVDPRVSRKQLALHAYRTPQGPDMLFTVQNLSQRGRLSVNSSALGYLERMDLPNKALIRFGEYEILIIRESGEAKGSFEVEFEMLAVPPSRETGMCVPTMTPVTDTGACVMNGLPSELIALGPLETDETLMCQS is encoded by the coding sequence ATGAGTGTGTCTCAAACaatggagacagaggaggatctCCTGACTTGTCTCCAGATCAAGCTTTACCACCCTCAGCAGAATAGCAAGAGTCTTTATGGATTGCTTCCCCTGGGGAAGAGGAGCAGACACTCAGCAGATGACCCTCTGAGGCTGGGCCGTGACAGCCAGACCTGCACCTACACCCTTGTCGACCCTCGGGTGTCCCGAAAACAGCTGGCCCTCCACGCCTACCGCACACCCCAGGGCCCAGACATGCTGTTCACCGTCCAGAACCTGAGCCAGAGGGGACGACTGTCTGTGAACAGCTCAGCTCTGGGCTACCTGGAGAGGATGGATCTCCCTAACAAGGCCCTGATCCGGTTCGGAGAGTATGAAATCCTGATCATCCGTGAGTCCGGCGAGGCCAAGGGGAGCTTTGAGGTGGAGTTTGAGATGCTAGCTGTGCCTCCGTCAAGGGAGACAGGCATGTGTGTGCCTACTATGACACCTGTCACGGACACGGGTGCTTGTGTGATGAATGGTCTCCCATCTGAGCTCATAGCACTTGGCCCCCTGGAGACTGACGAGACTCTCATGTGTCAGTCATAA
- the LOC130164717 gene encoding uncharacterized protein LOC130164717 isoform X2, with product MTFNLVTALLFTCSWISVSVSEFHTVEVQSGEEVTLMCTNFTSSTSHIFWFRLDNRPNATCICSMSSSNASVTFCDGFQNGKFNMTSNITTLFLQIKQVDSSDSGLYFCGSYWNNWSIIVSATYLKVQESVELATLTSAILSALVIFLIIVVIVLGLKIRKLHTDLKEEGHNPQHSQNPSSADVTYAALKFNSKLRKSSRPASKRGLELNAE from the exons ATGACCTTTAACTTGGTAACAGCTTTACTCTTCACCTGCA gctggatctctgtctccgtctctgagTTTCACACTGTGGAGGTCCAGTCTGGTGAAGAAGTCACACTGATGTGTACCAACTTCACCAGTTCTACCAGTCACATATTCTGGTTCAGACTGGACAACAGACCCAACGCCACCTGTATCTGCTCCATGTCCAGCTCTAATGCCAGTGTTACGTTCTGTGATGGATTTCAAAATGGAAAGTTTAACATGACGTCCAACATCACTACCCTCTTTCTCCAGATCAAACAAGTGGATTCATCCGACTCTGGACTCTATTTCTGTGGATCTTACTGGAACAATTGGTCAATAATTGTCAGTGCAACATACTTAAAGGTTCAAG AGTCTGTTGAACTAGCAACTCTGACGAGTGCGATCCTGAGTGCTCTGGTTATTTTCCTCATTATCGTCGTCATTGTTCTGGGTCTCAAAATCAGGAAACTTCACACAG ATTTAAAGGAAGAGGGACACAATCCACAACACAGCCAG AATCCAAGCTCTGCTGATGTGACCTATGCAGCGCTGAAGTTCAATTCAAAACTCAGAAAGAGCAGTCGGCCTGCATCAAAGAGAGGGCTGGAGCTAAACGCTGAGTAA
- the LOC130164002 gene encoding RNA-binding protein 4B-like isoform X1 has product MVKIFIGNLSQHAGKDEVEALFNQYGKVTECAKYKNYAFVHMEDRKSATKAIRELHLYKLSGRPINVELSRGKNQSPPVKLHIANVEKGSDEELRALFEEYGTVTECSIVKNFAFVHMANHEEAMDAIKGLDNTEFQGSRIHVQISKSRPRGAPEEEDYPPPPGRGGYYPPRYPGERPEPPYRGHMSAYPPPPPPPPPPRRALYPARGYGEQDSYGLVDYYEKYRARPYSAEGYDDRRAIPPPPPPPSALVRERLGMGSLDPYERRPLPHAPPSYMVRDRSPIRRAPLPPAPSAGNGYSYERSRLSPMSRVPMYAAAPRPRDSFSDRAPPPPPPPRYAGY; this is encoded by the exons ATGGTGAAGATTTTCATTGGTAACCTCTCTCAGCACGCTGGGAAGGATGAAGTTGAGGCTCTGTTTAACCAGTATGGCAAAGTGACAGAATGTGCCAAGTACAAAAACTATGCTTTTGTCCATATGGAAGACCGCAAATCTGCTACCAAAGCCATCCGTGAGCTCCATCTGTATAAGTTGAGTGGTAGGCCCATCAATGTGGAGCTGAGCAGAGGGAAGAACCAGTCCCCCCCTGTTAAGCTCCACATTGCCAATGTAGAAAAGGGATCTGATGAAGAGCTCCGCGCTCTCTTTGAAGAGTACGGCACAGTCACAGAGTGCTCCATTGTGAAGAACTTTGCCTTTGTGCACATGGCCAATCATGAGGAGGCCATGGATGCCATAAAAGGCCTGGACAACACAGAGTTTCAAG gaagTCGCATACATGTTCAGATATCAAAAAGCAGACCCAGAGGGGCACCCGAGGAGGAGGACTATCCACCTCCGCCAGGCAGAGGAGGCTATTATCCTCCTCGCTACCCAGGGGAGAGGCCTGAGCCTCCCTACAGAGGCCACATGTCCGCTTACCCTCCTCCGCCTCCGCCACCCCCTCCTCCGAGACGGGCACTCTATCCTGCGCGTGGCTATGGCGAACAAGACAGCTACGGGCTGGTTGATTACTATGAGAAATACAGAGCCCGTCCTTACAGTGCCGAGGGCTATGATGATAGGCGTGccatcccccctcctcctcctcctccctcagcaCTGGTTAGAGAACGTCTTGGAATGGGGTCCCTTGACCCATATGAACGCCGCCCGCTTCCACACGCTCCTCCATCCTACATGGTCAGGGACCGAAGCCCCATCAGACGAGCCCCCCTTCCACCTGCTCCGTCAGCCGGTAACGGGTACTCCTATGAGCGGTCCCGGCTCTCTCCAATGTCCAGAGTTCCAATGTATGCAGCAGCTCCCCGCCCCAGGGACTCCTTTTCAGACAGAgcgccgccaccaccaccaccacctcgcTATGCAGGCTATTAG